TTTACTGTAGTCGCTTTATCTGCAAATGTCATGGCTTTGCCAATGGCACCAGCCCCAAATTCCAAATTATGGATTGTGAAGACAACACGGGTTTTAACTAGACCGTAATGCGTGTAATGATCCTTGAACAACCATGAAACTGGAGCACTGGACCAGTCGTGACAGTGAAGAATGTCCTGTTACATGTTGAGGACCAAAGGATTTAGCGCCATTAAGCAGTGCCGGTCTATACTTATTTGGCGTCTAAAGCACACTAATAATGTTCTTagttacaattatttttttattctatttttatgattatataaataaaacaatatgatatatttgttttagttaaaaagatatttttttagtgATAAACTTCcaataactaaaattttcaaaccagcTCGGTTCAAATAGCATTGATGGTCTATTTTGTTGATTACTaatcttatattttttggtGGCATTTtctataagtaaaaataaatatatgatattgaAATACATATGATAAAACAATGTTAAGATTTCAatagaaaatgttattttaacaTCAACATCAAATTCCTTTTGTGAAATGCTCACAACTTNNNNNNNNNNNNNNNNNNNNNNNNNNNNNNNNNNNNNNNNNNNNNNNNNNNNNNNNNNNNNNNNNNNNNNNNNNNNNNNNNNNNNNNNNNNNNNNNNNNNTCTATTACGATCACAGATTCACAATATCTTTATTCAAACTCAAGTCGTCTATATGAACTCATATAATCATGTCTAagataaagataaataaataaagagtaCCTCTGATTCCTGGAGCTCTTCTTGGCAGAGAGGAAAGAAACGATGTTGAAGGAGCAAGGTAAGTGGTAATGTGGAGAATGGAGACACTAATAGTGGATGGGTtgtcaatttattttatttttgagtgtAGATATtagtaaacaatatatttagaGTGTCATCTTTTAACCTAGtctttatgttttatataaaagtaaTGAAATATGATTATTTGGGTTGTCTTGGAATGGACTTGCCAACTCATGTTAGTTCGTTTCCAACTTGCAAAGCAAACGTTGTTTGGAATCTTTTAACTTTTCCAAAAGCATAAGGAACAGATTGTATAAAGAACAACCTAACCCCATCTAGTTCTTGCTTTTTGTTCTATTATTTTACTCTCCAGTTTTGTTACATATACTAATCAACAAGAGTTAGGTTATCAAAAGCTTACAAACAAAAACATCCCTGCgtctcatttattttattaattcaagaTCTAAGAATCATCTTTCTTGGAATCTTAGATCAATTATTTAACGTTTGATGAGTACAACAACAAAAACGAAACACATAGGTCTATTAGTGATCTACCCTGGAAATATTGGCCCGTTAAAACTTTCAGCCCAAGATGTTTAGTTTTTCCGGAGAACTACTTGAGCACATCCACACGATAGAGTGATTCTTTTACCTACAAAATCAAAAGCAGCATGAGAGAAACGATCCCGTTGTTGTGAATGGAGAATTTAGGCTGTGTTCTTTTGATCAACGAAATTTAAATCAGATAAAAAAAGATGGCAAGTTTAAGAgtttttatagatgaaaaagaAGTTTAGTGAGGTCTTACAAATCGTAGTATTGACTTAGTTTAAGTTTTGAACCAATGTTACCCTATTCATATTGACAAtaatcaaaaattcaaaatgttacaaaaagaaatcaACATGTAACAAGTAGTTTGATTCACTACCTGACTTATCGGAGTTGCTCGTCCACTTATACCCTGTCGGTATTGAAAAGGGATCCACCATTTGTGCCTGCTCCTCTTCCAACCGTCGCTGTGCACTTTTCCCGGTGCCCGTTATGTTCAGTCTTCGCCAAGACGACGCCGAAAACGTTGAGCGTGAACTTGTTGACGTTCTTATGTCGCATGTTTCCTCACTCTCCACGTCGCATTGGTCTTCGACTGCAGCTGAGAGGTGTCTCGGGCTCGATAGAGGTGTGTAGAACTGATCCATCGGCCGGAGAGGCACAAACTTGCTGAATGTCATGACTATCTTCACCGTTGGTATCACCGGTATCGACAACTGAGtcccaccaaaaaaaaacaaaatgtattCAGTACTGTCTAATTATAGGTTGACCTATAGAACCAAACAGAAATTTTGACTTTGAGACCAAACCAAAAATTGATAGTGTCACCTAGATTCTACACTTTTTTTTCCTCGTACCTTGTAATGTTTTGCCACATCAGCACTCATCCAATAAAACTATAACACGTGTGACATTTATTGTACTAATATAATTCTCGAAAGAGAAATTTCAAAGGACGGCCGTTTATACCTTCACCGGGAAAGTTCCCGGCGGGAACTTAGCGGTGAGCAGCTCCCTCATTCTCCGTACTGCTTTAACTTTGTTGGCTAAGATATCAAGCAGAGGAAGCAGCTCCTCCGTCTTCAAAGGAAAATCCTCCGTTAACCAAACCGTCGGACTCAAACTCTTCACGAACTCCTTCTCTTTGATCCGCGGCGCGGAAGCCGCCACCGGAACCCCCTCTACCGGCAAAGAAACCGACTTTCTCCTTCTCGCTGCCTGAAACTCTTTCTCCTCAACTTTGGAACAACCTTGCTCCCTCCATAACGGTTCTTCTGAGAAACTCCGATAATTCTTAAACCCCGAAGAAGACGAGTTCTGCTCTGTTTCTCCGACAGCGACAACTTTCCTTGACTTGAAACTGAAACTCACGTTCTCCACCTCGTAACCTTTCGCTCTCCACTCTCCGACCGTTTCGGTCTTCACCTGCCGCCGCCAGTTCCTCATCTCGACTAGCTCCGCTCTCGTAACGTCCATCCCGGGACGGTACAAGCTCGTCTGAGAGCAGAAACCGGCGACCTCACCGTCGCTAATCGGATCGTCAGCGTTTTCAAACGCGTTCGAGATCGTTTTATCGTCTCTGTTCAGCACGAGCAGCGTGCCGGGAGCCACGTCGAGAAACTCCTCCCCGTCTCCGAGGAAGAGAAAGCTCTGGCTCGCGCGTCGGATCTTGAACCCGTCGAACCCCGCCAGAGAAGTATCCGCGCGCAGATCTCCGCCGCGTTTCCAGATCCTGTACGTGTCGGAGGGAGCGATCTTTCCGACGAAGGGGATCACGGAGCTCTCGAAGTGGAAAGACACCTCCATGTAGAAGTCTCTCATGCGGCGGAGCACGGCGATCAGACACGGCAGCCTCCGTCTCCATTTGCGCCACGCCGAGCGACGCTGGTGACGGAGCACCGTCTCCGTGATCTCCGAGTCTCTACGGCGGCAGAGCGCCTCGTGCAGGGGGCTCCATCCGGCGGCGTTCTGGAGCGTGATATCGGCGCCGGCGGAGGAGATCGTCTCCGCCGCGAAAACGTCGCCTATCCGCACCGCTAGATGGAGAGGCGTCTCGCGCAACGGGACGTCGCGGCGGTCGATCAAGGCGGAGATCCGCTCGGCGAGTCGCTCCTGGCTCACGGAGTCTGACTCGGTGTGTATCTGCTCTGGCTCGGTTAGCTTAGGCAAGGAGGAGACGAGGCGAGTCAAGCCAGCGTGGTCACCTAAAACGACGGCGTAATGGAATGGACTGTGAGCATAATCCTCTATAGTAGTGGCACTGGCGGGTATCTTCACCGGAGACGACTTCGCCATGTTGTTACGGGGCGGTGCAAAATGTATTAACTCTTAAACAGAAACAAATATGTTACGTAGCTATCTAGACAAGAGTCAACggaaatatatttgtttccaTAACTTTTTGGTCAAGTGAGTAactgtttatttatttgttttggcagcaatttattaaaaatttagatttttaaaaaatttaaattagattATATCAGCTTTTTGTAATGAagaataattaacaaaaagatGTGCACATCCTATtatagtattttaatatttaaaagaatGGGATTCATttgaaaaaagatttttttaaaaaaataataagtcaGTGCAAAAGaagatataattaaattatgatGGTGTATTTTACCATACTAAATTAAATGTTTGGTCAAATATCAAGCAGTGAATCATGATGTCATATTAGATAACAGTATATATAACAGTTGGAATAGCAAAAacgtttttcttttaatatagctttaaaaaaaattggatcttAATATTTGGCCGTAAGTAATAGGTCATctgtatgtttttttgttttgttttaatagcTTTGTAAGCATATATTCTAATGGGTTTTTGTATGTTTGATGAGATGAATTAATTTTGGATTAGTTCTCAACTTGCTGAATGGAATCAGAGTCTATCAGACTTCTCTTTGTTGCTGTCTATTGCTTTGGGTTCAGTTGCGGTTCCTGTCCAAACATTAACCTTTCGAGTCTTGCCCTCATATTAGTTTCACATGCTTTTATCAGTAAACACGCTCccggaaaaaaaagaaaatctgaaacaaaataatcatattttaatagttcGTGAAGTACTCAAAAATgaacttttataattttatatgtataatatcacattttatacatataacataaaaagtttatataatacatgtttatGAAAACATGTCATTTATTCTAAGTCCTCGTGAAGAGGTAGGAATAAACGGTTCACCTGAGCAATCCGTAGATTACAGAAATATGCTGAATTCCTGAATCTTTTGTCTGGAAATTTTCTGGAACCCATTTGGGTTGTATTGATCATTCTGGTCAGTACTGGTCTAACATGTTTAGATGTCCTAAACAAATTTTTAACAATctatttaacatttttcttaataatcatatataaatatatataatataaaatatcatattaacTTTTAACTAATTCAACTACATTAATAGttattgaatatattaaaaaaattaattgttatcaatatttgttaatattatcACCAACATTTTCACCATAATCAATCATGTTTTACTAAAATCAacttttaatacaaaatatcacattaaaaatattttacttaaattttatatatttttacttatattttattaatttttacttatattttcatatgattttattagagtttatatgtaaacataatttatatttatttaataataataatatttgtaaaaatattagttttatttatatattttttattaataaatatgttacacggataataaaaacaactaaataaattaaagaaacaTTAGTTGCACTAATCTCTAAGAGTATTGGATTTTATCACTGgctaataattataaaaatatgtataattataaatattaataaagaaattaaaaatatgtctTGGATGTACTAATAGTTGGATTGGATGGCTTCCCTAACCTGCCTTGATTCCTAAGGTATACAACTTCCACATCCCCACTGTACTTTGAAAGCATGATCAGACAGTGTCGTGAATAGTTCACGGGCCAGTAACCGATCGGGACAACATTCAGGCTGATACCCAACCATCAACTGCCTGAAAGTGGATCCTGAAATTGTTTCTTTAATTATTAGCAAAcataaaaccaaatcaaatgcAATGAAATATACGAGCAGTAATAGTAATAATCAAATTTAAAGTGCATTTTGGGGGTTAAATATTGAATCCATGCCGGTCAGTAATCAATACGATCTATTCAATcctcaaaaccaaaatataacaCATGGAAACCAAACtggaattgtttttttttttaacaaacctTCACtaaaaaagataaacaaaagaatATAGTACATAGGGATTTTAAAAGCTTAAAGAGGCCTTAGCTAAGGTATCATCAGTTTCAGAGTTGTAGGCGAATTGAACAGTAAAAACGAGGGTATAGGAGTCCGAGAACACTGTCAATGTTCGAACTTCCACACTAAGTGCAGCTTGCAACAAGAGCAGAAGAGACGAACTTGCAGTAGCTGGATAGTACAATGCCATCCACATCACATGATTGGAAAAGATCCACCAATTCCATGCAGCATCCACGAAACAAGATAAACCAGTACCGAGTATAGAATAGGAGCTCTATAAATTTAGCTTTGCAGTATAGGTCTATATCACAGGCTTTTCTGATTTAGCTTTGCAGTATAGGTCTATTTTTATCTTCCTCTCATGTAAATATGCCTATTCTTATGATCtttatcaataaatttgaaattttatcaaAGTAAAAGTTGGAACAGCTACATTTGGCGTAGCAGCGAGTCAAGGAGCACTTCTTCTCGCCAAATACTCGTGTCATGGTACATCAACCCCATCTTGACTTCTCCTTAAAATGTATGTGTATGAACTTGAGTGATTTAATGTTTAACATAATTTTGCAGGGACTTGTCGAGGTCGTGAAGAGACAGTTTAATAAAAGCCTTTGAAGCCCCACAAGTAAGTTTTTCTCTTTATTCTCCTGTTTCTTGGTTTAAGTATAAGCTGAAGAGTTTGGCGTAGCAAGTCTTTGGAGCTGAAAAGTTGAACTCTTCGGTTGTGTCTTATGTGCAAAACATTGACAGGATGTATGCAGCTTCCACTTTCTTGAGAAAGGACTTCAGTACACTGAAAGAGTGAGACAAGCCACAGCTCGTGAACATTGTCTTTGTTCCTCATATACCATTATTGAATTTTGCATATTGATGTTTTCCGTTTATTTTCGTATGCAGACGCTTGAATTTGTTTGGGCTTATCGATTGTCTCCTGGAAACAGAACACAAGACAATGCACTGTCATTTGAACAGCTGTAACTGAGATTTGTGCCTAAACCAGTTTGGTTTTCTTGGTAAATAACTGTCTAGCAAATAGAAAACTATACGAGGATTAAGACCACTACTGGGGTGGATTGGTCCGTCCAACTCATTAGTATTTTGCTAAGTACTTAAAATCATATACAATGTCAGCTATGAGTTGTGAATCTGTATAACATGGAATTTGTCAGAACAAGATGTGAACAAATTGGCAACAATGGTGCGTGCACTGAGTTAACAGCTCTTCAACAATGTCTCTCCTTTGAACGACAAATATGTGAATCACATTCAAAAAATTTCTATTGGAAGGCTCTGCTCGCTCTGTAATCACCATCAAACCCCTATtaaaaacaaatccaaaaacATATCAGTTTCCTCCCATTAATCAAAGAGAAAGTAACTAATGGGGGCTGACTCAATCCAGGTCAAAGTTTGAAACTTCAGTGTGTAAAGAGTTTGAGAATTGATCTTGTGTTGCATATATATAACAATGGAGAATGAAAGACTTGCCATAATTTTGGCGCACGCCTGTGAATTTGTGGATTGCCTTCAAAAGGGAACCATATCTCATATACTTCAACGATCCCATATGTCTatcaacaaagaaaaagaacCAACTTGATGAGATTTGGCTCTTTGTGTTAATGATGGTTAGGAATTTCAGAAGGAGGAGTACAGAGCTAGGCACATACACTATCTCAGTGTATCGAAGTCTCCAAGCCGGGAAACCGAGGTGGCTCCTTACAGGTCCATAAACCAGCAACAGATCAGGACCCTGTACATTCTCACCTGCCAGAGTTCAGTTTCAGATCATCAGTTTCTTGTTCAAGAAAATTTCAATATGTATATTTAAGCTCCCATACGAGAGAGAAATCAACCACTAACCAACAACTCTTAATGCTTCGTTCAGATGAGACTCTGTAAAAACGTTTTCCCCTTCTTCTTCACCCTTGTCAGGATGGCTGGATTTCAAGTACTTCTCAAGTAGTATGTTGGCTGCTTTCACAACAGCTTCTTTATTGTTAGAAGACGAAATGAATTCTAAAGCAATGCGGTCAGACGAAATATCCCTCTCACCAGTCTCCTGCAAACAGGTAAAGTAGCAATCAAAAATAGCTCCCATTTGCAGATACTTTTTACTAATGTGTAAAGGTTTCTTTATATCATGAGCTAGGGAGAAGCTAAAAGATTTTGATTCATGACCACAGTAGCACTATCTGTTTAACCGTCGGCATTCTTTCAGGAGCTGTATGGGCTAATGAAACGTGGGGTTCATATTGGAATTGGGATCCGAAAGAAACCTGGGCATTTATTACTTGGACCATCTTCgcaatttatttacatattaaaacaaataGGAATGCTCGAGGTATAAATTCTGCAATTGTGGCTTCGCtaggttttcttttaatttggatATGCTATTTTGGCGTCAATCTTTTAGGAATAGGTTTACATAATGGTATGCTTTATAATATCATACCTGTAACAACACTGAACGTGGCACCATTTCAAGGATCATATCCTTGGATTTCTTCAATAAACCTAAAGAAGCCAACTCGCTCTAAGAGATCCTcctcatacatatatatatatatattgacgaATGAAGAGTTGGAGATTGTTTTGATAAAAGCAACTTCTTACCTTGGGAGTCAAAAAGACCAACTTGTTTCACCCCAATGGTCGTTAGCCATTGCAAAAGCTCAATAACCTTGGAAACATCTCGAGCTGCTGCTTCGATGTCCACTACAACAGCTAGACACTTGAGCTTTTCGATATCGATAGAACAGTATCTTTGAATCAATCCTAACGAGATTGCATAGCTTTCTATCGCCTCAAAGATGCCAGAGACAATGTGACATAAGCTCACAATAATGTGTATGAAACGCCATAGTAAATCCAGTCCAAAATCAACAATCTGTGGAAtaccaaataaaaaagaaaaaagaattacACAAAAACATGTCGAACAAATAAATAACTTGAGAATTCATTTTGATCATAGAGAAAAAACGATATGGAAGCTAAAGAAACTCACTTGACCAATACAGGAATTTAGGACCAGCATCGGATCATTGAAATCCATATAATCTGCGGATAAATCGAAACAAAAATAAGATGGGTCTATTAGCTCAGAACTTCTTTTTTGATCGTAATCAGggggaagaaaaaaaaggaagagtTTTTGGGAGgtgagaagagaaaagagagacaCTTTCGAGTGTCTATTAGCTTCTTGATCAGACCCAGAATCCTAATTTTTGGTGATAGTTCGCTTAAACCTTAGCAAAGTTACGTGTGTGTTGCGAAATTTTAACTCTGTTTTTGAGACGAGGACCGTCTGGGGTTCTCTTAACTCTTTTATCTTCTCTTGTCACGGTTTTCTTGTgaatcacatttttttttgtctttatcaAAATCGAGATAATACACATGACTTTATACTAAACTAAAACCAGTTTTCTTTAATTAACCAGCATAAACTTACAAAtccagagagagaagagagagaaaagagagaagtgAGATCTGAGAGAATCCCGTCAACGGCCGCGCATCTGTGCGCGTGTCGGCGACGGTGGTTTCTTTTTCCGTTCGTTTGTGTAGCTGATTCTCTACTTGTTCTGACCGATGCTCCTAACCGATATACTGACAGATCTGGGTTAGGGTTTGGCTCCGGTGATGGTGGCTACTCGTCTCTTTCTGGTTTCGCGGTGAGGTTAAGGATGGCGGGTTGTGACTTCAGATagtggttcagttcagtttGTGTGAGCTCCGGGATGGAGAGGTTCCAATAGTTCTCCAGTCGCCGTCAAGGTTCCGGGGGTAGAGGCGTCTTAAGCTCTGCACCGCCGGCAAGTCCCTGGAAGGTGGAGGCTTTCTCGGCTCCACCGTTGTCGGATTTTGGTGTTctagggttttagggtttgtTCCTTTTGTCTTTTTATGTTTTCGGTTTGGTTGTGGTGTTCGTTCTGTAGTCGAAGATACGTTGAGGCTCTCTGATGGTATTTGGTGATGGTTTCCTCGGATCTACAAAGGGCTTTTAAACGATTACGGTTGAGTCTCCGGTCAGTTCTGGGAAGATTCGCCGTGGAAAGTGTAGACGACGAAGATGGATGTTATGGTGGTGGAGCCGGTGTGTGCGGCGTCCTCTTCGACAAGCTTCCTCAGATTGGATCTCGTGGTGAAAATCGATCGACGCGTGTGACGCGTGAGGAGGATGGAGACACGTGTTTGGGTTTGCGTGTCGGAGTGTCGAGCCGAGTGGGTCTCGAGTTGGTTTGTAGTTGGGCCTTAAGGCCTGTTTGTTTTTTCGATCCTCTTGTTGGGTTTGAGCTTTAAGGCTCTGTTTATTTATGTCGGTTATTGGACTTGGATCCTTTCTTTAATATAATCAGatgggagaaaaaaaaacttac
The Raphanus sativus cultivar WK10039 chromosome 1, ASM80110v3, whole genome shotgun sequence DNA segment above includes these coding regions:
- the LOC108862483 gene encoding uncharacterized protein LOC108862483 isoform X1 is translated as MAKSSPVKIPASATTIEDYAHSPFHYAVVLGDHAGLTRLVSSLPKLTEPEQIHTESDSVSQERLAERISALIDRRDVPLRETPLHLAVRIGDVFAAETISSAGADITLQNAAGWSPLHEALCRRRDSEITETVLRHQRRSAWRKWRRRLPCLIAVLRRMRDFYMEVSFHFESSVIPFVGKIAPSDTYRIWKRGGDLRADTSLAGFDGFKIRRASQSFLFLGDGEEFLDVAPGTLLVLNRDDKTISNAFENADDPISDGEVAGFCSQTSLYRPGMDVTRAELVEMRNWRRQVKTETVGEWRAKGYEVENVSFSFKSRKVVAVGETEQNSSSSGFKNYRSFSEEPLWREQGCSKVEEKEFQAARRRKSVSLPVEGVPVAASAPRIKEKEFVKSLSPTVWLTEDFPLKTEELLPLLDILANKVKAVRRMRELLTAKFPPGTFPVKLSIPVIPTVKIVMTFSKFVPLRPMDQFYTPLSSPRHLSAAVEDQCDVESEETCDIRTSTSSRSTFSASSWRRLNITGTGKSAQRRLEEEQAQMVDPFSIPTGYKWTSNSDKSGKRITLSCGCAQVVLRKN
- the LOC108862483 gene encoding uncharacterized protein LOC108862483 isoform X2, yielding MAKSSPVKIPASATTIEDYAHSPFHYAVVLGDHAGLTRLVSSLPKLTEPEQIHTESDSVSQERLAERISALIDRRDVPLRETPLHLAVRIGDVFAAETISSAGADITLQNAAGWSPLHEALCRRRDSEITETVLRHQRRSAWRKWRRRLPCLIAVLRRMRDFYMEVSFHFESSVIPFVGKIAPSDTYRIWKRGGDLRADTSLAGFDGFKIRRASQSFLFLGDGEEFLDVAPGTLLVLNRDDKTISNAFENADDPISDGEVAGFCSQTSLYRPGMDVTRAELVEMRNWRRQVKTETVGEWRAKGYEVENVSFSFKSRKVVAVGETEQNSSSSGFKNYRSFSEEPLWREQGCSKVEEKEFQAARRRKSVSLPVEGVPVAASAPRIKEKEFVKSLSPTVWLTEDFPLKTEELLPLLDILANKVKAVRRMRELLTAKFPPGTFPVKLSIPVIPTVKIVMTFSKFVPLRPMDQFYTPLSSPRHLSAAVEDQCDVESEETCDIRTSTSSRSTFSASSWRRLNITGTGKSAQRRLEEEQAQMVDPFSIPTGYKWTSNSDKSGSESNYLLHVDFFL
- the LOC108862901 gene encoding uncharacterized protein LOC108862901; translated protein: MDFNDPMLVLNSCIGQIVDFGLDLLWRFIHIIVSLCHIVSGIFEAIESYAISLGLIQRYCSIDIEKLKCLAVVVDIEAAARDVSKVIELLQWLTTIGVKQVGLFDSQGLLKKSKDMILEMVPRSVLLQETGERDISSDRIALEFISSSNNKEAVVKAANILLEKYLKSSHPDKGEEEGENVFTESHLNEALRVVGENVQGPDLLLVYGPVRSHLGFPAWRLRYTEIVHMGSLKYMRYGSLLKAIHKFTGVRQNYGV